The following proteins come from a genomic window of Crassostrea angulata isolate pt1a10 chromosome 1, ASM2561291v2, whole genome shotgun sequence:
- the LOC128171354 gene encoding hydroxylysine kinase-like isoform X1, protein METRRPDISVSDVQHILTEICHWKIHKIDRLDSFEDRNFMVKYENAEASQSKEELKAMVKIVHSKNFCQQKVKAERMVMDHLKNEGFICTSCLPFPDGKWHYHTDDGKHVFRLFSFIPGVTLKSCLHLIDSKSMLLDLGSFVGKLHRSLQKVKESIVVEDRPTDPWILKNSSILRNLLKEIQGTSKEKEHLILNTLENFDHHVMTLFDDLPKGVTHNDIHDLNIIVNYHDGKLQSLECNTEENGVKAKFGLIDFNDVAFSPYLFEVAMVIRDLMVDIEDVPHLEIGAYFLTGYTEVSPISAKELQLLPYCIQTGLCQYIVVGESEFQKQPDNEYTRLGADNAWTVLQKLQHITNSDISKTWKRIMNS, encoded by the exons atggaAACAAGAAGGCCAGATATATCCGTAAGCGATGTGCAACATATACTAACTGAAATATGTCATTGGAAAATTCACAAGATCGATCGTTTGGACTCTTTCGAAGACAGAAACTTTATGGTGAAGTACGAAAACGCAGAGGCGTCACAATCAAAGGAAGAATTGAAAGCGATGGTGAAAATCGTTCATTCGAAGAACTTCTGCCAACAAAAAGTGAAAGCGGAGAGAATGGTTATGGATCATCTGAAAAACGAGGGATTCATCTGTACCTCTTGTTTGCCATTTCCTGACGGAAAATGGCATTACCATAcag atGATGGTAAACATGTTTTCCGGCTGTTCTCATTTATTCCTGGGGTAACTCTGAAGAGCTGTCTACACCTAATTGACAGTAAAAGTATGCTATTGGATTTGGGCAGCTTTGTTGGTAAACTTCACAGGTCTCTACAG AAGGTTAAAGAGTCAATAGTCGTGGAGGATAGGCCAACAGATCCCTGGATTCTGAAGAACTCCTCCATTTTACGCAATTTGCTTAAAGAAATCCAG GGCACATCAAAAGAAAAAGAGCATTTGATATTAAATACCCTTGAAAACTTTGACCATCATGTTATGACGTTATTTGATGATCTGCCAAAAG GTGTAACTCACAACGACATTCATGATCTTAACATTATTGTGAATTACCATGATGGAAAGTTACAATCATTAGAATGCAACACGGAAGAAAATGGCGTGAAAGCAAAATTCGGACTCATCGATTTCAACGATGTAGCCTTTTCACCATATTTGTTTGAGGTTGCCATGGTGATAAGAGATTTAATGGTAGATATCGAGGATGTCCCACATCTGGAAATCGGGGCTTATTTTCTGACCGGATATACAGAGGTATCCCCAATTTCTGCAAAGGAATTGCAGTTATTGCCGTATTGTATTCAGACTGGTCTTTGCCAGTACATAGTGGTTGGAGAGAGTGAATTTCAAAAACAACCGGACAATGAGTACACTCGACTAGGAGCTGATAATGCCTGGACTGTGCTTCAAAAGCTTCAACATATCACCAATTCCGATATATCGAAAACCTGGAAAAGAATCATGAACTCCTGA
- the LOC128171354 gene encoding hydroxylysine kinase-like isoform X2 — METRRPDISVSDVQHILTEICHWKIHKIDRLDSFEDRNFMVKYENAEASQSKEELKAMVKIVHSKNFCQQKVKAERMVMDHLKNEGFICTSCLPFPDGKWHYHTDDGKHVFRLFSFIPGVTLKSCLHLIDSKSMLLDLGSFVGKLHRSLQVKESIVVEDRPTDPWILKNSSILRNLLKEIQGTSKEKEHLILNTLENFDHHVMTLFDDLPKGVTHNDIHDLNIIVNYHDGKLQSLECNTEENGVKAKFGLIDFNDVAFSPYLFEVAMVIRDLMVDIEDVPHLEIGAYFLTGYTEVSPISAKELQLLPYCIQTGLCQYIVVGESEFQKQPDNEYTRLGADNAWTVLQKLQHITNSDISKTWKRIMNS, encoded by the exons atggaAACAAGAAGGCCAGATATATCCGTAAGCGATGTGCAACATATACTAACTGAAATATGTCATTGGAAAATTCACAAGATCGATCGTTTGGACTCTTTCGAAGACAGAAACTTTATGGTGAAGTACGAAAACGCAGAGGCGTCACAATCAAAGGAAGAATTGAAAGCGATGGTGAAAATCGTTCATTCGAAGAACTTCTGCCAACAAAAAGTGAAAGCGGAGAGAATGGTTATGGATCATCTGAAAAACGAGGGATTCATCTGTACCTCTTGTTTGCCATTTCCTGACGGAAAATGGCATTACCATAcag atGATGGTAAACATGTTTTCCGGCTGTTCTCATTTATTCCTGGGGTAACTCTGAAGAGCTGTCTACACCTAATTGACAGTAAAAGTATGCTATTGGATTTGGGCAGCTTTGTTGGTAAACTTCACAGGTCTCTACAG GTTAAAGAGTCAATAGTCGTGGAGGATAGGCCAACAGATCCCTGGATTCTGAAGAACTCCTCCATTTTACGCAATTTGCTTAAAGAAATCCAG GGCACATCAAAAGAAAAAGAGCATTTGATATTAAATACCCTTGAAAACTTTGACCATCATGTTATGACGTTATTTGATGATCTGCCAAAAG GTGTAACTCACAACGACATTCATGATCTTAACATTATTGTGAATTACCATGATGGAAAGTTACAATCATTAGAATGCAACACGGAAGAAAATGGCGTGAAAGCAAAATTCGGACTCATCGATTTCAACGATGTAGCCTTTTCACCATATTTGTTTGAGGTTGCCATGGTGATAAGAGATTTAATGGTAGATATCGAGGATGTCCCACATCTGGAAATCGGGGCTTATTTTCTGACCGGATATACAGAGGTATCCCCAATTTCTGCAAAGGAATTGCAGTTATTGCCGTATTGTATTCAGACTGGTCTTTGCCAGTACATAGTGGTTGGAGAGAGTGAATTTCAAAAACAACCGGACAATGAGTACACTCGACTAGGAGCTGATAATGCCTGGACTGTGCTTCAAAAGCTTCAACATATCACCAATTCCGATATATCGAAAACCTGGAAAAGAATCATGAACTCCTGA